A DNA window from Helianthus annuus cultivar XRQ/B chromosome 15, HanXRQr2.0-SUNRISE, whole genome shotgun sequence contains the following coding sequences:
- the LOC110909465 gene encoding monothiol glutaredoxin-S1 — translation MTTVASLLSENPVVIFSKTTCCISHSIVELIRKFGANPMIYELDELPSGSRIERELIEFGCNPSVPAVFIGKKLIGGANELISLNLQSKLRPLLINANAIWM, via the coding sequence ATGACCACGGTGGCAAGTCTGTTATCTGAGAATCCAGTTGTGATATTCAGCAAAACGACATGTTGTATAAGCCACTCGATCGTAGAACTCATAAGAAAATTCGGGGCTAACCCTATGATATATGAGCTTGATGAGCTTCCTAGTGGGAGTAGAATAGAGAGAGAGTTAATAGAGTTTGGATGCAACCCTAGTGTGCCTGCTGTGTTCATAGGGAAGAAGCTCATTGGTGGTGCTAATGAGCTGATCAGCCTTAATTTGCAAAGCAAGCTTAGACCACTACTCATCAATGCTAATGCTATATGGATGTAG